Sequence from the Maribacter algicola genome:
TGTAAGGTCGAACACCTGCACCCCATGAGCATTCGCCTCTGAAACAATGAACGCATAGTCCCCATACACTTTTATATCCCGCCAGGAACTGGCCGTTGTAGCAGTTGGCAGTTTTCCTAGATACATCAAGTTCTCGGTATCGGAAATATCAATAAAGGCGGTTCCGTTATCCAGGCCCATCAAGGCATATTCCTTTCCTGTGGAGGCATCCGTCCATCCCCAGATATCGTTGCCCGATTGTGCGTTCAGCTCTGTCATTGGAATGTGTCCCAATAAGTCATACCCATTACAGGGATAGTCTCCGGCAAACCCATTTTCACAGGGAACAAAGGAGGTCGTTTCTCCCGGCACTTCCGGGTTTTCAGATTCATTCAGGACATCAGTATCAATATTCCCATTATCCTTGGAACAGGAAACGAAAACGAATAAAAACAATAGAACGGCCCTTAATCCCATCTTGATAAATTTATCCTAATAGTAAAGATACGATATAAAATATCCTGTTTACTTTTGCAACATGCTAGAAGACAAGAATAAAGAAAGGACCTCCTTGGAGAAATTGGGCGAGTTTGGACTTATTGACCATCTGACCCAAAATTTCACCCTAAATCACTCCTCTACCCTAAAAGGCGTGGGCGATGATGCTGCGGTGCTGGACTTTAAAAATAAAAAAACGGTACTTTCTACGGATTTGCTGGTGGAAGGCGTACATTTTGACCTAAGCTACATGCCGTTAAAGCATTTGGGATACAAATCCGTCATGGTCAACCTCTCCGATATCTATGCCATGAACGCAAAGGCCACCCAAATCACGGTGTCCCTTGCCGTTTCCAACCGCTTTCCTTTAGAGGCCTTGGAAGAATTATATGCAGGCATCCATCTCGCTTGCAAAACCTATAATGTGGACATGATCGGGGGCGACACCACCTCTTCCAAAACGGGTATGTTAATAAGTGTCACCGCCATTGGCGAGGCCGAGGAAGACAAAATCACATATCGTTCAGGTGCCAAGGAAAATGATCTATTGGTGGTTTCAGGCGATCTGGGCGGAGCCTATATGGGACTGCAAGTACTGGAGCGCGAAAAAGAGGTTTTTAAGGTCAACCCGAACAATCAACCCGATTTGGAACCCTATTCCTACATCGTAGAGCGACAGTTAAAACCGGAAGCGCGCAAGGATATTGTAGAATTGCTTGAAAAACTGGAAGTCATTCCAACATCCATGATCGATATCAGTGACGGACTCTCTTCGGAAATATTGCATTTATGCAAAAGCAGTAAGGTGGGCTGTGCACTGTACGAAAATAAAATTCCGTTAGATCCAACGGTTATTTCTACCTGTGAGGAATTTAAGATGGACGGCACCATGATCGCCTTGAGCGGGGGTGAGGACTACGAATTGTTGTTCACGATAGATCAGGCCGATTTTCCAAAAATAAAGGGGAATCCAAACCTAACGGTGATTGGGCATATGACCGATACATCCGGTGGAGCAAACTTGGTAACTAGAGCAGAAACATTGATACCCCTTAAAGCGCAGGGCTGGAACTCCTTTCAGGAGGAATAAAAAATCCTGGAAAAAAGCGCGATTCTTTCCTTAACCGTTGTGGGGCATACGACAGGTAAGAATTAAAGATGCTTACTTAATTTCCAGGAATTCGTTGTTGGGTTACGCGTTACGGAATGACGAAAACCCGGTGTTTTTTAAAAGAAGTGCATTACGCTACTTGATGCTCGCTATGTCTGTACTGGTAAATACGTTCCAAGGTTCTATTGATGTCCTGCAGTTCTGGTGTTAATATGGATAGGTTGCCACTTACGTCTGTGGTAACCTCCTTTTTGCAATGGATACATTTATATTCCTTGATGTGGGACGTCACTTTTTTGGAAACGGCATAATGATGTCCAAAGATGGTGCAGAAAAGTTTTTTCATGCCTTAGGATTTTTTAGGTTCACATTTGGTTCGATTTGGGAATCGGTTAAATGTTGATTTTTTTTTGGTTTCTGTATTTCAATTATGAGAACGAAGCGTTTTCAATAATATTTGTTAAAGTATATCTTTTTAAGCACCTGAACCATAATTTGTTGTGATGTGGATAAAACTTGTGGTCAACGCTAAATTTTTATGGGTCTTGATTTTTTGAAATAGGTATTCCATCTTTTTCTTCTATCTTCCCATCATGATTTCAAGTGCTTTCAAGACTAAGGAAATATGGGTAACGGCCTTTGCCCTTTTCTCCCTGTTCTTTGGCGCCGGTAACTTAATATTGCCGCCCCAACTTGGTTTAAAATCGGGTGAACTTTGGTGGTTGGTTACCTTGGGGTTTTGTACCTCAGCCGTCCTGATTCCTATTCTGGGAATATTGGCCCACGCCAAACTGCAGGGAACAATCTTTGATTTTGGGAAAAAATTTTCTCCCACTTTTGCCCTGATCTATTCGTTACTCGTTTATGCTATTGCCATAGGGCTACCAGCACCCAGAACGGCCTCGGTAACCCATGAAATGGCCGTTGCCCCTTTTTTTGATAGCTCACCTTGGCTCACCAGCATGCTCTATTTTGTCTTAGTGTTCGTATTTGTCATGAACCGATCAAAAATTCTGGACCTCATTGGCAAACTGTTGACCCCGGCCATCTTTCTCATTTTAATAGGCATCATTGGGGTCATTACCTTTTCGCTGGATTATGATTTTGCCCACAGCACTATGGAAAATACCTTTACAGCCGGCATTTTGGAGGGCTATCAAACCTTTGATGCCATTGGGGCCGTTGTTGTGGGTGGTGTCATTATAGTCTCCATAAACATTAGGCACACAAAAAGAAGTTATGCAGAAAAAAAGACCTTGATCCGCAAAGCGGGATGGCTTGCCGGGTTGGCCCTTTTTCTAATCTATATGGGACTCATTCTTTCAGGGGCCTTGTCCCATTCGCTTTTTGATTTGGATATTTCCAGAACGGAACTCCTCTCCGGATTGGCGACCGAAGCCTTGGGCACCTATGGAAATTTATTCTTGAGTATGCTCGTTGCCCTGGCCTGTTTTACCACGGCCGTAGGCATTGTTACGGGTACCTCGGATTTTATACGATCACGATTTCAAGATTCCCAAAAAGCGTATACCATCACGGCTATCCTGGGCTGTGTTCTAGGGGTTGTCATGGGACAGTTTAATGTGGACTACATTATTGCCGTAGCCTTACCGGCTTTGATGATCATTTACCCCATTACCATTGTTTTGATATTATTGAACATAGTCCCGGAAAAATACGCCTCCCCAACAGTTTTTAAAGCGGTCGTGTGGACGACCATCATTTTTAGTATCCCTGATTTTTTAAATAGTATTCCATCCCTTGCGCCAACACCTGAGGCGTTTTCTTGGATTCCTTTACAGGATTATAGTTTGGGGTGGGTGTTGCCAGCTTTGGCGACTTTTATTGTAGGGAATCTAACATCTTCTAAAGATTAAAATAGTCCTCAATTTCATTCATCCATTTTGGTTTGCTTGTAACTATTAATTCTTTATACTCCTTAGATATTTTCTCCTTATTTTTTTCTATAAAATTCATAATTTTCTCTTTATTAGAAATCATGTCACTGGCGGCGCCATTAAAGGTGAGCATCGAATAGTCTCCTTTAATTTGACTGCATGAAGCATTCTTTGATACAGAAAAATTTATTAAATCTTTTTTCAATTCCTCATCTCCATGTAAATTAATGGTTTGTGATAAACATTTAAAAAAATCATTAGGGTCTATTGCTTCCTCAATTTCTAAAGGCATTCGTGCCTGATGTTCATTCTTAACCAATGTTACTTTCCCATCAATAATTTGTAATCTCCTGAATTTTAATTTATTCGATCTTGTTTCGGAAGAATGTTGTAATTCTGGCCCCATTAAATCAGTATCTGTAAGGCATAGAATTTTTCCTTTAACATCTAAAGCTTCAGATTTATGACTCATTGGGACATATAGAAAATCATACAACAATTTAACAACTCCGCAACCACCTACAGGTAAAATTTTTAAATTTTTTATTCTTAAATTTTTTGATAAATAATTGAAATCATCAGTCCCTTCCACAATAAGCCAATTTGTTGAATAGTGCTTTAAAGAACTAATTATTGAACTTGTCAAATCATAAAAGCTCTTTAGTTGAATATCATTTGGGTGGCTACCCCTATCTTCAAAATAATTTTGGAAATTAAATCTTCTGTGCTTGGGTGTATCTGTATCCAATTCTATTTGAATCAAGGTTCCCTTATTAAGTATCGGAAGAGAACCATACCAATGGGTTGTTAAAAGTACTTGACAATTTTTAGCCTCACTTATTTCCTCAATCCTAATAAATTGGTCATAACAATTGGATATATGCAATGAAGATTCAGGTTCATCTATTGCTAGAATTATCTCGCTGTCCCTATCTTTTGCTCCAGATATAAAGGAGTACGCAATATCAATTAAAGCTTTTTTTCTTTCTCCTGCACTTAAGTTTCTTATTGGTTTGTCATCCTTTTTCAGTGTTCTTTTTGATAAATAGGAATAAATTATTTGCTCTTTAATATCACTGGCAGTTAGATTTTGTTTTGCCTTGTATTGCATTTTAAAATCATAGCCCTTATAAATAGTTTTTATAGTTCTTTCAGTATCATTAATGTATCTTTTCAAATTTTCATTAATGATATCCAGCAAACTTATTTTTTTTGTTCGATTGGGTCCAGTAGCTCGGGTGATTCTTTTATCGGTTAGTGTTTTGTCAATTTCTGATGAAATTTTCTTATCTATTAAATTTTGCATTCCTTCTGTTTCTATCCGTAAAAAATCTTCAATAGAAGTTTCAATGGGAATGTATAGATAAGTATAAACCTTTCTTAGTCTTGAAATTAAAGCGTTATATTCTTTTGGTTTAAATGGTTGAAGACCAGCTTCTTTAAATTTCTTTTGAACTGAACCGGTAAAGGTGAAAAAATATTGATTGCCATTGTCAAACTCCTTACTAAGGACTAAAAGAATATGTGTGTCTCGGTATTTTAAAAGGTTATTTTTTCGAAAACTAAAATAATTTTTAATTGGTTTATAATTGGAATTAGAAGCTTTTTCCTCCCATAAAAAATCACTTAAAACCTCAATATATTTTTGATTTGATGGTGTGAAATTTTTTAATTTTTCTTTTTCAAATAGCAGTAAAGGTGCTACAAAAGCTTCTCCTTTTTTTGATCCAATATTAATGTTGAAAATTCTATTATTGAAAAATGTATCAACCGCTTCCAAAATTGAACTTTTTCCGCAACCATTGTTGCCAATTATTACGGAAAGTGTTTCAGGGTCTTCGGAATGAAAGGGAATAAATGAAAAACCCTTGTAAATTTTATAATGCCTTTGAAATAAACCTATTATCATTAGTACCAAAAATTTTCATTTTTTTCAAAAATTTCTTGAAAGTTTGTTAAGTTAATTAATTATAGGTGTAATTTATAAGAATATTCTTATTAGTAAATAATTAATGAGTTCAAGGCAACTATTTTTATTTAGTTTTTCGCTTTTTTGAATAGTAATAGAAAAAATAGGCTACCAGAATCAACACTACAAAAGGCAAATAGGTGCCAATGGCTACCCCAATTTCATAGGAACTGTCCGGTGCTTCCTGCATTTTCTTTTCAATTTCGGAAACATCCTGTAAAACCATAAATACACCCATAATCATATGTCAATTTCCAAACTGATGGGACAATGGTCGCTACCCATAATCTGGTCATGAATTTCCGCCGACTTCACTTTAGGCCACAGCGATTCGCTCACCAAAAAATAATCGATACGCCAACCTACATTCCTACTTCTGGCACCGCCACGCATACTCCAAAACGTATATTTGTCAAACGTATCTGGGTGCATTGCCCTAAAACTGTCCACTAGATTTAGGGTATTAAGCATGTTTTCAAACCCATCGATTTCCACTTGGGTAAAACCTGCCGTTTTGTTGTAATTTGATTTGGGATTGGCCAAATCGTTCTCCGTATGGGCTACGTTAAAATCTCCCGTAATGATCAATGGTTTCTTTTTGGACAAGTCGAGAAGATAATCCGTAAAGTCCTTATCCCATCCAGAGCGGTAGTCTAAACGTTTTAAACCATTACCGCTATTAGGCACATAGACATTGACCAAATAGAAGTCGGGGTACTCAGCATAGGAAATCCTGCCCTCCAAATCATGGTCCGCAATACCCATATTACTGCCAAAAGAGATCGGCTCTTGCTTTGAAAGGATCCCTGTTCCCGAATAACCTTTTTTCTCGGCGCTATTGGAATATAAATGGTAGTCCTCAATTCCGGATAAGGCCTCTACCACCTGGTCGTCCTGTGCCTTGGTCTCCTGAATACAAAAAACATCCGCATCAAAATTGGATACCACTTCTTCAAAGCCTTTTTTAACGGAGGCCCTTATACCATTTACGTTCCACGATACTAATTTCATAACACTATTGTTTTAATATAATTCCTTGATGATCTTAGGCATTCATCAAATCCTCAATTTCCTCTACTTCGATGGGAATATTACGCATAAGATTAAATGGTTCACCCTTCTCCCGAATCACCACATCGTCCTCCAAACGTATGCCCATCCTTTCATCGGGAATATAAATCCCCGGTTCTACAGTAAAGACCATGTTGGCCTTCATGGGTGTTTTTAGCTCCCCGTAGTCATGGGTATTCAACCCAATATGGTGACTGGTACCGTGCATAAAGTATTTCTTGTAGGCGGGCCACTCCGGATTTTCATTTTGAACATCGGCCTTGTCCAAAAGTCCGAGCCCCAATAATTCTGAGGTCATGAGTTTACCACATTCCTTATGGTATTCAGCCCACAGCGTTCCAGGTACCAACATTTTGGTCGCATCGTTCTTCACCCTTAGGACGGCGTTGTAGACTTCTCTTTGTCTTTTGGTGAATCGCCCGTTGACAGGAATGGTGCGGGTAAGGTCGCTGGAATAATTGGCATACTCGGCGGCTACATCCATCAATAGCATATCACCATCCTTACAGGGTTTGTTGTTTTCCAAATAATGCAGCACATTGGCATTATTCCCGGAAGCGATGATGGGCGGATAGGCGAATCCCTTGGAACGGTTCCGCACAAATTCGTGCAACAGTTCCGCCTCTACTTCATACTCCATGACGCCGGGCTTTACAAAGCCCAATAATCTTCTAAAACCTTTTTCGGTAATGTTACAGGCCATTTGCATGAGCTCCAGTTCCACCGGTTCCTTGACGCCTCTTATTTCTTGAAGTATCGGGTTGCTCTTGGTCACTTGATGGGCCGGAAATTTTTGTTGGCAGGCGAGAATAAATCGGTCTTCCCGGGTTTGGGTCTCTACCGCTTGCCTGTAATGCTCATTCGTATTGAAGTAAATGGTATCGGCCTCCGTCATCAAATCAAAGAATATTTTATCGAATTCCTTTAACCAATAAATGGTCTGTATCCCCGATAC
This genomic interval carries:
- a CDS encoding DUF4448 domain-containing protein is translated as MGVFMVLQDVSEIEKKMQEAPDSSYEIGVAIGTYLPFVVLILVAYFFYYYSKKRKTK
- the thiL gene encoding thiamine-phosphate kinase, translating into MLEDKNKERTSLEKLGEFGLIDHLTQNFTLNHSSTLKGVGDDAAVLDFKNKKTVLSTDLLVEGVHFDLSYMPLKHLGYKSVMVNLSDIYAMNAKATQITVSLAVSNRFPLEALEELYAGIHLACKTYNVDMIGGDTTSSKTGMLISVTAIGEAEEDKITYRSGAKENDLLVVSGDLGGAYMGLQVLEREKEVFKVNPNNQPDLEPYSYIVERQLKPEARKDIVELLEKLEVIPTSMIDISDGLSSEILHLCKSSKVGCALYENKIPLDPTVISTCEEFKMDGTMIALSGGEDYELLFTIDQADFPKIKGNPNLTVIGHMTDTSGGANLVTRAETLIPLKAQGWNSFQEE
- a CDS encoding aminopeptidase P family protein, coding for MKYEQIPNALFIKNREKFMARMRPKSIAVFNSNDIYPISADSVMPFEQHRDIFYLSGADQEETILLLFPDAMDKKHREILFVRETNEHIAIWEGAKLTKQQATDVSGIQTIYWLKEFDKIFFDLMTEADTIYFNTNEHYRQAVETQTREDRFILACQQKFPAHQVTKSNPILQEIRGVKEPVELELMQMACNITEKGFRRLLGFVKPGVMEYEVEAELLHEFVRNRSKGFAYPPIIASGNNANVLHYLENNKPCKDGDMLLMDVAAEYANYSSDLTRTIPVNGRFTKRQREVYNAVLRVKNDATKMLVPGTLWAEYHKECGKLMTSELLGLGLLDKADVQNENPEWPAYKKYFMHGTSHHIGLNTHDYGELKTPMKANMVFTVEPGIYIPDERMGIRLEDDVVIREKGEPFNLMRNIPIEVEEIEDLMNA
- the brnQ gene encoding branched-chain amino acid transport system II carrier protein, with product MISSAFKTKEIWVTAFALFSLFFGAGNLILPPQLGLKSGELWWLVTLGFCTSAVLIPILGILAHAKLQGTIFDFGKKFSPTFALIYSLLVYAIAIGLPAPRTASVTHEMAVAPFFDSSPWLTSMLYFVLVFVFVMNRSKILDLIGKLLTPAIFLILIGIIGVITFSLDYDFAHSTMENTFTAGILEGYQTFDAIGAVVVGGVIIVSINIRHTKRSYAEKKTLIRKAGWLAGLALFLIYMGLILSGALSHSLFDLDISRTELLSGLATEALGTYGNLFLSMLVALACFTTAVGIVTGTSDFIRSRFQDSQKAYTITAILGCVLGVVMGQFNVDYIIAVALPALMIIYPITIVLILLNIVPEKYASPTVFKAVVWTTIIFSIPDFLNSIPSLAPTPEAFSWIPLQDYSLGWVLPALATFIVGNLTSSKD
- a CDS encoding AAA family ATPase codes for the protein MIIGLFQRHYKIYKGFSFIPFHSEDPETLSVIIGNNGCGKSSILEAVDTFFNNRIFNINIGSKKGEAFVAPLLLFEKEKLKNFTPSNQKYIEVLSDFLWEEKASNSNYKPIKNYFSFRKNNLLKYRDTHILLVLSKEFDNGNQYFFTFTGSVQKKFKEAGLQPFKPKEYNALISRLRKVYTYLYIPIETSIEDFLRIETEGMQNLIDKKISSEIDKTLTDKRITRATGPNRTKKISLLDIINENLKRYINDTERTIKTIYKGYDFKMQYKAKQNLTASDIKEQIIYSYLSKRTLKKDDKPIRNLSAGERKKALIDIAYSFISGAKDRDSEIILAIDEPESSLHISNCYDQFIRIEEISEAKNCQVLLTTHWYGSLPILNKGTLIQIELDTDTPKHRRFNFQNYFEDRGSHPNDIQLKSFYDLTSSIISSLKHYSTNWLIVEGTDDFNYLSKNLRIKNLKILPVGGCGVVKLLYDFLYVPMSHKSEALDVKGKILCLTDTDLMGPELQHSSETRSNKLKFRRLQIIDGKVTLVKNEHQARMPLEIEEAIDPNDFFKCLSQTINLHGDEELKKDLINFSVSKNASCSQIKGDYSMLTFNGAASDMISNKEKIMNFIEKNKEKISKEYKELIVTSKPKWMNEIEDYFNL
- a CDS encoding exodeoxyribonuclease III: MKLVSWNVNGIRASVKKGFEEVVSNFDADVFCIQETKAQDDQVVEALSGIEDYHLYSNSAEKKGYSGTGILSKQEPISFGSNMGIADHDLEGRISYAEYPDFYLVNVYVPNSGNGLKRLDYRSGWDKDFTDYLLDLSKKKPLIITGDFNVAHTENDLANPKSNYNKTAGFTQVEIDGFENMLNTLNLVDSFRAMHPDTFDKYTFWSMRGGARSRNVGWRIDYFLVSESLWPKVKSAEIHDQIMGSDHCPISLEIDI